One region of Hemiscyllium ocellatum isolate sHemOce1 chromosome 32, sHemOce1.pat.X.cur, whole genome shotgun sequence genomic DNA includes:
- the LOC132830943 gene encoding HIG1 domain family member 1A, mitochondrial-like gives MSTDTTPWSSKTQSPVSKLIDKSKESPFVPIGMTGFAAIVGLGLYKLRTRGNTKMSVHLIHTRVAAQACVVGAVTFGVLYSMYKEYVVKPREANLSK, from the exons ATGTCCACAGATACCACCCCATGGAGTTCCAAGACTCAGAGCCCAGTTTCAAAATTGATTGACAAGTCCAAAGAGTCACCTTTTGTTCCAATTG GCATGACTGGATTTGCAGCAATAGTTGGATTGGGACTTTATAAACTGCGAACCAGAGGGAACACCAAAATGTCTGTGCACCTTATACACACCCGTGTGGCTGCACAGGCATGTGTAGTGGGAGCTGTGACCTTCG GTGTCCTGTATTCCATGTACAAAGAATATGTGGTGAAGCCAAGAGAAGCAAATCTCTCTAAGTAA